The window AAAGAAGATACAGCAGGGCTCTCATGGCCCTATGCTACGGGACCAGCCGCAAATGTCTTGCGAATTATCTCTTCCCCCGTTAAATCCAGCGCGCACTACCAAGATTATGGCAGGATTTTTCAAAAAGCTTTTCAACAAGGTCGCCAATCGCGCGGAAATCGATTGGGACGAACTCGAGGCCGATCTCATCGGTGCCGACCTCGGCGCCCGCACCACGATGGCAATCGTCGACGACCTCCAGGCGCTGGGCCGGAAGATTTCCGCTGAGGATGTGGTCGATGTTTGCAAACAACATATCGTCGGCATCCTCAAGGAGGACGTGGCGGGGCTGACACCTGGCATCGATGGAAAACCGCAGGTCATTCTGGTGGTCGGCGTCAATGGCACGGGAAAAACCACCTCATCGGCGAAACTGGCCCATCTCCTCAAAAGCCAGGGTCACTCGGTGATGTTGGCGGCCGCCGATACCTTCCGTGCCGCCGCGGTCGAACAACTCGGTGTCTGGGGCGAGCGGCTCGGTATCCCCGTCGTCAAGGGCGCCCCCAACGCCGATCCGGCATCCGTTTGTTACACCGCCCATCAAAAGGCCCTGACGGACGGCACTGAGTTTTTAATCTGCGACACCGCAGGGCGGATTCACACCCGCCATAATCTGATGGAGGAGCTGGGCAAGATCGAGCGGACCATTGGCAAACAGGACGGAAATGCCCCGCATTTGAAATTATTGGTCGTGGACGCCACCACTGGCGGCAACGCCCTTGCACAGGCAAAGGAATTCAACAAAGCGATCGAACTCGACGGCTTGATCGTCACCAAGATGGACGGCTCGGGCAAAGGTGGGGTTGCCGTTGTCATCCAACAGGAACTCGATATCCCTACACGCTTCATTGGACTCGGTGAGGAGCCCGACCAGTTCCAGGTGTTCAACAAACAGGAGTTTGTCGACGGCATATTCTAGTGAGGGGAGCGCGGGCGTCCCGGCCGCATTCTCTATCGAAAAAGAGCGGGCGGGACGCCCACGCTCCCTTCTACGCACTACTCAGGTAGCGGGAAGTCCCGGTTGAAGGCGTAGACCTTGTCACGGATCTCGGCGAGTTTGGCGTCGTTGTCGTGGTTCGAAAGCGCTTCGTGGATGAAATCGGCCACCTTCTCCACATCGGCCACCTTCATGCCACGGGTGGTAACCGCCGGTGTGCCGATCCTGATTCCACTGGGCTTGAACGGACCTGCCGTATCGAAGGGGATTGAGTTTTTGTTCACCGTGATACCACACTCGTCGAGCGCGTGCTGGGCGATCGAGCCATCGATTCCCGCAGGACGCAGGTCCACCAGCATGAGATGGTTGTCGGTTCCTCCGGAGACGATCCGGTAGCCGTGCCCGGCGAGACGTGCGGCCATGGCCTTGGCATTATCGACCACTTGTTGTGAGTAGGCTTTGAAATTGGTGTTCAGGATCTCGCCAAAGCATGCCGCCTTGGCAGCAATGACGTGCATCAGCGGACCGCCCTGAATTCCCGGGAAAACGGTGCTGTCGATTTTCTTGGCATGCTCTTCCTTGCACAGAATGATACCACCACGCGGGCCACGAAGTGACTTATGGGTCGTGGTCGTCACAAAGTCTGCGTGTGGCACCGGGTTAGGGTGGACACCTGCCGCGACAAGGCCGGCGATGTGTGCCATATCGACAAAGAGGTAGGCACCCACTTTCCTGGCAATCCTGCCCATACGTTCAAAATCAATCGTGCGGGGGTAAGCGCTGGCACCCGTGGTGATCAGCTTGGGTTTTACCTCCTCAGCCACTTTTTCGAGGGCGTCGTAATCGATACGCTCGTCCTCTTCACTGACACCGTAGTGAGTGACCTGGTAGAATTTCCCGGAGAAGTTCGCCTTGTGACCATGGGTCAGATGCCCGCCGTGGGCGAGGTCCATGGTAAGGATTTTGTCGCCCGGCTTGAGTACGGCGAAATAAACGGCGGTGTTCGCCTGCGAGCCCGAATGCGGCTGCACATTGGCGTGATCGGCTCCGAAGATTTCCTTGGCCCGGTCGATGGCAAGCTGCTCGGCCACGTCCACAAATTCACAACCACCATACCAGCGGCGACCGGGGTATCCCTCGGCGTATTTGTTTGTCAGCACACTTCCCTGCGCTTCCATCACGGCACCGCTGGTGAAGTTTTCAGAAGCAATCAGCTCGATATTCAAGTTCTGGCGATTCTTCTCGGCCTCAATCACGTTGTAAAGCTCGGGGTCGGTGACCGCGAGACGACTTCCCGATGCCTTGTCGATACGGGCCTGGTGCCGACCTCCTTCAAAGCCGGTCTTGATAAAAGCATCGACCATGGCAAGGGCCACATCTATTTCCAAAAGCCCTGCTCCGAGGCAAAGCACATTGGCATCATTGTGCTGACGGGTCGTGACCGTCTCGTCCACACTGCGGACGTTGGCGCCCCGGATACCGTGGTACCGGTTCACCGCCATACACATGCCGACCCCTGATTTACAGATCAGGATACCGCGGTCATAGCCGTGGTTGACAACCCCGCGGGCTACCTGGTTTGAAAAATCCGGATAATCCACCGAGGCTTCGCTATTCGTCCCGAAATCCTTAACCGTGTGACCTGCCGACTGCAAGTGAGTTACTATGGCGTGCTTGAGGTCAACCCCTCCGTGATCTGCTCCAATGGCGATATTCATTTTTTTGAAGTATTCAGTGTTTAGTGTTCAGTATCCAGTATGCGAAATCTTGTTAGGCGAGCTTGTTGACCGCCTGGACGACGGCATCGGCGGTCATGCCGAGCTCTTTCATGACGGTGCCACCCGGTGCGGAGATACCGAAACGGTCGATACCCAGTACCTCACCCTGGTTGCCGACGTAGTACCACCAGAGACCGGACACACCGGCTTCGATGGCGACGCGGCGCTGGCATGCGTTGGGCAGCACGCTGTTCTTGTATTCACAGCTTTGACGATTGAATCGTTCCATACATGGCATGGAAACCACGCGCACCCCGTCGCCGAGTTGTTCCGCGGCCTTCATGCAGTGCTCCACCTCGGAGCCGCTGGCCATGAGGATGGTCTCCAGTTCACCCACTTCCTTTTTCAGGATGTAGCCACCGTAGTAGGCACCTTCACGGCGGGTCCTGGCAGCAACATCACTGTAGTTGGGCACGGTCTGGCGGGTCAGGAAAAGCGCGCTCGGGCCATCGGTGCGGTGCATCGACGCCGCCCAGGCACCGGCGGTTTCCTCGGGGTCGGCAGGACGGAATACGTCGAGGCCAGGGATCACACGAAGACCACTCACGGTTTCCACCGGCTGGTGAGTGGGGCCGTCTTCACCCACACCCACGGAGTCGTGGGTCAGAATGTAGGTGACGGGAAGTTTGGCCAGAGCCGCAATCCGGATCGAGGGACGTACATAGTCGGCAAAAACCGCGAAGGTCGCACAGGAGGGACGGAACAGGCCATCGTAGGCGATCCCGTTGGATATGGCACCCATGGCATGCTCGCGGATACCATACCAGATGTTACGCCCGGCATAGTTTTCGGCGCCAAAATCCCCGGCGTCCTTGATGTAGTTCTTGGTCGAGCCATAGAGATCGGCTGATCCGGTGACCAGTGACGGCATGGCCTTGGCGACGGCCTGGATCACATCGCCGCCCGCAGCGCGTGTGGCGTTGCTGTAGTCGGAGGCAAACTCAGGGATCTGGTCGAGCAAATCACTCGGCACCGCCTTGGCCACACCCGAGGTGAGCTCGGCGGCGAGTCCAGGGTTGGCCGCAGCCCACGCCTCATAAGTCCTGTTCCACTTTTCAAAGGCTGATATAGCCACTTGTTTCCGCTCGGCGAAGTATGTCCTGGTGGCCTCTGAAACATAGAATGAACCATCGGGCAGCCCCATGCCTGCGCGTGCGGATTCAGCGAAATTAGCACCACTTTCCCCGTGCCCCTTGGCGCTTCCCTCGACTTCGGGAATCCCCTTGCCAATAACCGTTTTGGCGATAATCACCTTGGGTTTGCCGTTGTCGTTGGATTTGGCATTTTGGAGTGCCGCCGAAACCGCACCCAGATCGTGGCCGTCGATCGTGACGGCATCCCATTGCTGGGAAGCGAAATATTGCTCGGTGTCCTCACCCTGGGTGACATCGGCCATGGCATCGAGGGTGACGTCGTTGCTATCGTAAATGAGAATCAGGTTATCGAGCTGGTTGTGCCCGGCGAAGGCGATGGCCTCCTTGGCGACCCCCTCCTGCAAACAGCCGTCACCGGCCAGAACCACCACGTGGTTATCAAAGACCCTGTGATCCGCGGTATTATACTTCGCGGCAGCGTGTTTACCACTGAGCGCGTAGCCCACGGCATTGCCGATCCCCTGGCCCAGCGGCCCGGTCGTGGCCTCGACCCCCGGTGTTTCATCAAATTCAGGATGACCCGGCGTGATGCTGTGCAGTTTCCGGAAATCCTTCACATCCTGCAGCGAAACGGCGTATCCGGAAATATGGAGCCAGCTGTAAAGAAACATCGATCCATGGCCAGCCGAGAGCACAAAACGGTCGCGGTTCAGCCATTTGGGTGCGTCCGGATTGAAACGCAGTCCGTTTTCACTGTCGCCAAACAGAACGGCACCAATCTCAGCACAGCCGAGAGGCAACCCCAGGTGGCCTGAAGAACAGGCGTGAACAGCATCAATGGCAAGGCCGCGGGCCTCATTAGCGGTTTGGGCAAGAATTTCCTGATTCATTTCGCGCGGAGAATCCATGGTAGGCCCCGATTCGGCAAGCCTGAAACTCGCCAAAAAAAGGCAAATCCTCACGCGGCGTATTTTTTTGCATTTTTTTTGTTATTATTTGCCTGAATGGAGGCTCACAAGGAGTCGCCAAACCACCCACCCCGCCAAGTTTCGCCCACGCAGGCCAAGAATTATCGACAAATACAAAATTTCGCGTTGATTCTTCCAGTTTTGAAGCTAAACAAGCCGCCCGCCGTCCAGAGACGGCCCACCTGACGATCTTTCACCGTCTTTCATCGATATGTCCCAGAAACTCAAAATAGCCCTGCCCAAAGGCTCGCTCCAGGATCCTACGATCAAGCTGCTGGAACAGGCTGGCTATAATGTCTACACGTCATCCCGTGGCCTGCGCCCCGACTCCGATGACGCGGAGCTGGACATCTACCTGATCCGGGCCCAGGAAATCGGTCGCTACCTCGCCTCCGGATTCATCGACTGCGGTATCACCGGACTCGACTGGGCATCGGCCCACGCCGAGGCACTCGTCGACCTCGCCGAGCTTCCCTACTCCCGCGCCACCGTCCGCCCCACCAAGTGGGTGCTGGTCGTGCCCGAGGACTCCCCCATCCGCTCGGTGAAGGACCTCGAAGGCAAACGCATCGCGACCGAAGGGGTGGAAATCACCCAGAACTACCTTAAAAAACACAACGTCAACGCCCATGTCGAGTATTCCTGGGGTGCCACTGAGGTCAAAGTACCTGATCTCGTCGACGCCATCGTCGATGTCACCGAAACCGGCAACTCGCTCCGCGCCAACAAGCTCCGCATCGTCGATACCCTGCTGACCTCCTTCCCCCACTTCTACGGCTCGAAAGAGGCCTATGCAGACGACTGGAAAAAGGAGAAAATGGGCCGTATGGTGCTCATGCTCAAGGCCGCCATCGCGGCACGGGGCAAGGTCGGCCTGAAAATGAACCTGCCGGAAAAATCCTTGTCCGCCGTCCTCGATACACTACCTTCCCTACGTCGCCCAACCGTTTCCCACCTTTCCGAGGAGGGCTGGGTTGCCGTCGAAACCATCATCGAGGATGCCGTGGCCCGCAACCTGATCCCCGATCTGAAGGAACTCGGAGCCGAGGGCATCATCGAATACCCCTTGTCGAAAATTGTTCTGTAGAACAATTTTCAAACTCCAAGTTTTAAATACCAAATACCCACTTTCTCCGCTACTCTCCAGCAATCCGCTGACAACCAAACCTAGAAAAACCAAATACTATGGGATGTCTTAAAAAACGTCGTAAGACGAAAATCAGTAAGCACAAGCGCAAGAAGCGCATGAAGGCAAATCGCCACAAGAAGCGCCTTCGTTATAAGTCATAATTGGCTTAGGACGTGTATTACTCCACAATCTGGAAAAGGGACTCCGCCTCGCGTGGTGTCTCTTTTTCCGTGTACCAAGTTTTCATCCCAATCCATTCCTGGTATTGCCGCAATCACCGAACTCCACCCCTCCCCGGGTTCCAAGCTTGAAATTGAACAAGCTCTATAAGCAGACCATCCACCCTCAGCCCCCGGAAAATCGCGTTCAAAACAAAACGCTGAGAAACCAACAAGCGGTGGTCATTTTGCAATGGAAAACCCTGACGCATCCATTTTCTGCTAGACAGTGATATAGGGATTGAGCAACCTGCCATCGTATTATTAACTTCTAGTTCTACTAAAAAATACCATTATATGCATAAAGAGCTAACATGGCGGAAAGCCATCGACAAAGTGCTGGCTTCCTCCCACCAACCCATGCACTACAAAGAGATCGCAGAGAAGATCATTTCTGATGGATTGCGAACAAGTTTGGGCGCTACACCCGCAGCTACGGTAAATGCACAAATTGCAGTTTCGATCAAGAAGCATGGAGATAGTTCTCCATATATGAGAGTCGGAAAAGGCATTTTTACATTGGCAAAGAAGACTTCCTCGATTCCCTCAAGCAAGCAGATCAAAGAGCCATCCACAGATACTGCTGATGAAGAAGAGCAGTATGCTATCGTTTCTTCATTCGGCATGTTTTGGCGTAGAGAATCGGTAGAGTGGATTGGGTCACCTAATCTACTGGGCATGCAGCAGATTGGGGCTACACCTGTCGACTTTTCAAAGCAACTCGGCATATATCTACTCTACGATGGCAGAGAGGTTATCTACGTAGGGCGTTCCACAGATCGTCCGCTGGGTCGTAGGCTTTACGAACACACAATCGATAGGATGTCGACTCGGTGGGATCGATTTTCATGGTTTGGATTGCTCCCTGTTTCCGAATCAGGATCACTTGGAAAGCTACCACCGGCGTATGATGCCACAAAGATGATTCCAGCTTTAGAGGCTATCCTTATCGAAGCACTTGAACCACGGCAAAACCGCAAGCGCGGAGACGATCTTGCCGCAGTTGAATACTTGCAGAAGATTGATCCAGAGATTGAGAAGAAGAGAGTCAAGGCAACGCTAGATGCCGCTCTCAACAAACTCTAAGCAGAAAGACGCAGCAGCCCCCCCTACCCGCCGCGCAGTCAATTTTTACTCTTACTACAACCTTTAACCCCGTGTCGAAGGCACGGCGCCGATAGAAGATTGGCAGGCCTTCGAGATTCTGCTAAAAAACCCAAGACCATGATGAAAACGATCGTATCTCACATATCGGCTGCCCTCATTCTCGCAATTTGTTCTTCGGTATTCGCGGCTGAGAACTTTCTCGCGGAGGTCGAGGCAGGTCTCTACAAGGATCCCAAGGGGGGGATTCCCTCGAAGCTGGATAAAGAGAAAATCATCTTCTTTTATTTCTCAAGCAGCACTTGTGGTCCTTGTCGAAGAGTGACACCGCTGCTTCTGAATCTAATTGATCGCCATCAAGATGTTGCTCAGCTCGTGCATGTGAACTCGGACCAGAAACAGGAGGCGATGATCAGGTATTGGAAAAAAAGCAAATTCAACTGCCCCTTGATTTCGGGCGACGGTGATTTGCCGGACAAGTTGATGCAACGGGCGGGTATCGATTCGGGAGTTCCTAAAGTGGTCGCTTTTCTACCAGACGGCACGCTTCTTTCAAACAGAGGGCGCGAACTAGTCGGAACGTTTGTCGGGATCGAGGCATTTGCCCCGAAAAGGAACGAGAAATGGAAAGCTCTTGTCGAGGAATCTCAAAACAGAATAAAGGATAGATTCGAGAATCAGATAAAGTCTATTCGGGAGAAAACCGGGCACGACCTCTACCTGAACTATTACTCCAAGGTGTATTGGATGGAAACCGATCCGGCTTTTTGCATAGCTGCAAGGAAGGAGTTTATCGCGAAATTCACGGCACTCAAAGCCAAGGATAAACTTGAGGTAATGAACGGCCTAACCAAAATTTACGATGCTACAATAACCCCGGAGGGTTCTTATGCGCACCCCTACTGGGATATGCCGGAGCTCTTCTTTGCGATGGGAAAGAACGATCAATCAAAACCTGTTACGATACTTTGGGAGCAGGCACCCAAGTCCATCCGTGATGTCAACGACTGGCCCCTGGCAGCTTACCTGTTAGGCCACCTTTCGGCAAACCCGCACGCCGACAAAAGTGTCGCTAAGAGATGGCGAGCCGAAGCTGACGGAACAGCCAACCATGCATTCGAAGCACTGTTTGCCGCCGCTCTCAGCCCCTCCCAAAAAGCAACAGAACAGCAAGGCGCGGCTAAGCAACCCGCTCCCCCTGGGGAATCGAAATAACTCACCTTCATCAAACCTTTGAGCCTGCTGCCAGGCGGCGCTTCCAGCAGCGGGTGCCAGCGCTTGGACTTTAGGCAATAAATATCTGTGGCGAAAGCAGACAGGGCGAACAGAAGTATAATTATTGACAGGCCCTCGTGGTTTTTCGAGCATATTGAGTCTGATTCTTTGCAGGGGCGAATGTTTCAATTGAGGGAGACCACCTGGATAATATATCCACCACTTGACGAGTGACAAACCTACGGTAAA of the Akkermansiaceae bacterium genome contains:
- the ftsY gene encoding signal recognition particle-docking protein FtsY; this encodes MAGFFKKLFNKVANRAEIDWDELEADLIGADLGARTTMAIVDDLQALGRKISAEDVVDVCKQHIVGILKEDVAGLTPGIDGKPQVILVVGVNGTGKTTSSAKLAHLLKSQGHSVMLAAADTFRAAAVEQLGVWGERLGIPVVKGAPNADPASVCYTAHQKALTDGTEFLICDTAGRIHTRHNLMEELGKIERTIGKQDGNAPHLKLLVVDATTGGNALAQAKEFNKAIELDGLIVTKMDGSGKGGVAVVIQQELDIPTRFIGLGEEPDQFQVFNKQEFVDGIF
- the rpiB gene encoding ribose 5-phosphate isomerase B, giving the protein MNIAIGADHGGVDLKHAIVTHLQSAGHTVKDFGTNSEASVDYPDFSNQVARGVVNHGYDRGILICKSGVGMCMAVNRYHGIRGANVRSVDETVTTRQHNDANVLCLGAGLLEIDVALAMVDAFIKTGFEGGRHQARIDKASGSRLAVTDPELYNVIEAEKNRQNLNIELIASENFTSGAVMEAQGSVLTNKYAEGYPGRRWYGGCEFVDVAEQLAIDRAKEIFGADHANVQPHSGSQANTAVYFAVLKPGDKILTMDLAHGGHLTHGHKANFSGKFYQVTHYGVSEEDERIDYDALEKVAEEVKPKLITTGASAYPRTIDFERMGRIARKVGAYLFVDMAHIAGLVAAGVHPNPVPHADFVTTTTHKSLRGPRGGIILCKEEHAKKIDSTVFPGIQGGPLMHVIAAKAACFGEILNTNFKAYSQQVVDNAKAMAARLAGHGYRIVSGGTDNHLMLVDLRPAGIDGSIAQHALDECGITVNKNSIPFDTAGPFKPSGIRIGTPAVTTRGMKVADVEKVADFIHEALSNHDNDAKLAEIRDKVYAFNRDFPLPE
- the tkt gene encoding transketolase yields the protein MNQEILAQTANEARGLAIDAVHACSSGHLGLPLGCAEIGAVLFGDSENGLRFNPDAPKWLNRDRFVLSAGHGSMFLYSWLHISGYAVSLQDVKDFRKLHSITPGHPEFDETPGVEATTGPLGQGIGNAVGYALSGKHAAAKYNTADHRVFDNHVVVLAGDGCLQEGVAKEAIAFAGHNQLDNLILIYDSNDVTLDAMADVTQGEDTEQYFASQQWDAVTIDGHDLGAVSAALQNAKSNDNGKPKVIIAKTVIGKGIPEVEGSAKGHGESGANFAESARAGMGLPDGSFYVSEATRTYFAERKQVAISAFEKWNRTYEAWAAANPGLAAELTSGVAKAVPSDLLDQIPEFASDYSNATRAAGGDVIQAVAKAMPSLVTGSADLYGSTKNYIKDAGDFGAENYAGRNIWYGIREHAMGAISNGIAYDGLFRPSCATFAVFADYVRPSIRIAALAKLPVTYILTHDSVGVGEDGPTHQPVETVSGLRVIPGLDVFRPADPEETAGAWAASMHRTDGPSALFLTRQTVPNYSDVAARTRREGAYYGGYILKKEVGELETILMASGSEVEHCMKAAEQLGDGVRVVSMPCMERFNRQSCEYKNSVLPNACQRRVAIEAGVSGLWWYYVGNQGEVLGIDRFGISAPGGTVMKELGMTADAVVQAVNKLA
- a CDS encoding ATP phosphoribosyltransferase, encoding MSQKLKIALPKGSLQDPTIKLLEQAGYNVYTSSRGLRPDSDDAELDIYLIRAQEIGRYLASGFIDCGITGLDWASAHAEALVDLAELPYSRATVRPTKWVLVVPEDSPIRSVKDLEGKRIATEGVEITQNYLKKHNVNAHVEYSWGATEVKVPDLVDAIVDVTETGNSLRANKLRIVDTLLTSFPHFYGSKEAYADDWKKEKMGRMVLMLKAAIAARGKVGLKMNLPEKSLSAVLDTLPSLRRPTVSHLSEEGWVAVETIIEDAVARNLIPDLKELGAEGIIEYPLSKIVL